Proteins encoded in a region of the Triticum dicoccoides isolate Atlit2015 ecotype Zavitan chromosome 3A, WEW_v2.0, whole genome shotgun sequence genome:
- the LOC119269623 gene encoding cytochrome P450 86A1-like, producing the protein MATAMDAVVMQLHPGAIAVTVVALASAYMVWFWALSRRLSGPPMWPLVGSLPSVVVNRKRVHDWIADNLRATGEAATYQTCILPLPFLARRQGLVTVTCNPRNLEHILRARFDNYPKGPMWQAAFHDLLGQGIFNSDGETWLLQRKTAALEFTTRTLRQAMARWANRSIKDRLWRILADHCDAAASVDLQDLLLRLTFDNICGLTFGKDPETLSPGLTENPFANAFDEATLATMQRFLFPSFLWRIKKALGIGSEHSLRKSLAVVDQFMTETIAARKATPSDDLLSRFMKKRDSNGKAFPEHVLQWIALNFLLAGRDTSSVALSWFFWTVMQRPDVERKVLLEIASVLRETRGDDTGRWAEEPLDFDELDRLVYLKAALSETLRLYPSVPQDSKYVVADDVLPDGTVVPAGSAITYSIYSVGRMESIWGKDCVEFRPERWLSADGSRFEPVKDAYRFVAFNGGPRTCLGKDLAYLQMKSIASAVLLRHSVELVPGHQVEQKMSLTLFMKNGLRVNVKPRDLAGYVAPPPEEAPPLGPVVIPTTTAAAA; encoded by the coding sequence ATGGCCACGGCAATGGACGCCGTCGTGATGCAGCTGCACCCCGGCGCCATCGCGGTGACGGTCGTGGCCTTGGCCTCGGCGTACATGGTGTGGTTCTGGGCGCTGTCGAGGCGGCTGTCGGGGCCCCCGATGTGGCCGCTGGTGGGCAGCCTCCCCAGCGTCGTGGTGAACCGGAAGCGGGTCCACGACTGGATCGCCGACAACCTGCGCGCCACGGGCGAGGCGGCGACGTACCAGACGTGCATCCTGCCGCTGCCGTTCCTGGCGCGGCGGCAGGGGCTGGTGACGGTGACGTGCAACCCGCGGAACCTGGAGCACATCCTGCGCGCGCGTTTCGACAACTACCCCAAGGGCCCCATGTGGCAGGCGGCGTTCCACGACCTCCTCGGCCAGGGCATCTTCAACTCCGACGGCGAGACCTGGCTGCTCCAGCGCAAGACGGCGGCGCTCGAGTTCACCACCCGGACGCTGCGCCAGGCCATGGCGCGCTGGGCCAACCGCTCCATCAAGGACCGCCTGTGGCGCATCCTCGCCGACCACTGCGACGCCGCCGCCAGCGTCGACCTCCAGGACCTCCTGCTGCGTCTCACCTTCGATAACATCTGCGGGCTGACCTTCGGCAAGGACCCCGAGACGCTGTCGCCGGGCTTGACGGAGAACCCCTTCGCCAACGCCTTCGACGAGGCCACCTTGGCGACCATGCAGAGGTTTCTGTTCCCCAGCTTCCTGTGGCGGATCAAGAAGGCGCTGGGCATCGGCAGCGAGCACAGCCTCCGCAAGAGCCTCGCAGTGGTGGACCAGTTCATGACGGAGACCATCGCGGCGCGCAAGGCCACGCCGTCCGACGACCTGCTGTCCCGGTTCATGAAGAAGCGCGACAGCAACGGCAAGGCGTTCCCGGAGCACGTGCTGCAGTGGATCGCGCTCAACTTCCTGCTCGCGGGCCGCGACACGTCGTCCGTCGCGCTCAGCTGGTTCTTCTGGACGGTCATGCAGAGGCCCGACGTGGAGCGCAAGGTGCTCCTCGAGATCGCGTCCGTGCTCAGGGAAACGCGCGGCGACGACACGGGGAGGTGGGCGGAGGAGCCGCTGGACTTCGACGAGCTGGACCGCCTCGTGTACCTCAAGGCGGCATTGTCGGAGACGCTGCGCCTGTACCCGTCGGTGCCGCAGGACTCCAAGTACGTGGTGGCAGACGACGTGCTCCCCGACGGCACCGTGGTGCCGGCCGGCTCGGCGATCACCTACTCCATCTACTCGGTGGGGAGGATGGAGAGCATATGGGGCAAGGACTGCGTGGAGTTCCGGCCGGAGCGGTGGCTGTCGGCGGACGGCAGCCGCTTCGAGCCCGTCAAGGACGCGTACCGCTTCGTGGCGTTCAACGGCGGGCCGAGGACGTGCCTCGGCAAGGACCTCGCCTACCTGCAGATGAAGTCCATCGCGTCGGCGGTGCTGCTGCGCCACTCGGTGGAGCTCGTGCCGGGGCACCAGGTGGAGCAGAAGATGTCGCTCACCCTGTTCATGAAGAACGGGCTCCGCGTGAACGTCAAGCCAAGGGACCTCGCCGGCTacgtcgcgccgccgccggaggaggCGCCGCCACTGGGGCCAGTCGTGATCCCAACCACCACTGCCGCCGCTGCATAG